A window of the Nibribacter ruber genome harbors these coding sequences:
- a CDS encoding sigma-70 family RNA polymerase sigma factor — MSEQRGNSMSKEEKDARFEAELMPVISSLYNFAFRLTLDEDDANDLVQETYLKAYRFFDYFEPGTNAKAWLFRILKNSFINDFRKKSKQPAKVDYSEVEGYYNSEDVDTEGDSSGGTTDLRMESVQDLIGDEVASALNSLPVDFRTVIILCDLEGFTYEEMAKILDIPIGTVRSRLHRARHFLKEKLEKYAKSMGYNS, encoded by the coding sequence ATGAGCGAACAGAGAGGGAATTCAATGAGTAAAGAGGAAAAGGACGCCCGCTTTGAGGCGGAGTTAATGCCCGTCATTTCCTCTCTCTATAACTTCGCCTTCCGCCTAACCCTGGACGAAGACGATGCCAATGACCTGGTGCAGGAGACTTATCTTAAGGCCTATCGATTCTTTGATTATTTTGAACCCGGAACTAATGCCAAAGCGTGGCTGTTCCGCATCCTAAAGAATTCATTCATCAATGACTTCCGGAAAAAGAGTAAACAACCTGCCAAAGTAGACTACTCTGAGGTAGAAGGTTACTACAATTCTGAAGACGTGGACACCGAGGGAGACAGCTCCGGCGGAACCACGGATCTGCGCATGGAAAGTGTGCAGGATTTGATTGGGGATGAAGTGGCAAGTGCCTTGAACTCACTGCCAGTAGACTTTAGGACGGTAATCATTCTTTGTGACTTGGAAGGATTCACCTATGAGGAGATGGCCAAGATCTTGGACATTCCCATTGGGACCGTGCGGAGTAGACTACACCGGGCAAGGCACTTCCTGAAGGAAAAGCTAGAGAAATACGCTAAATCGATGGGTTATAACAGCTAA
- the frr gene encoding ribosome recycling factor: MTEEINFYLSEAEESMQKALQHTNVELTKIRAGRASAAMVEDMKVDYYGTPTAFSQVANISTPDSRTLLIRPWEKNMIGEISKAIKASDLGLNPLTEADAVRLNIPALTEERRRELVKQAKNETESGKIRVRNIRKDVNDSLKKLQKEGTAEDAVKDAEGKVQKLTDSYIVKMDELLSKKEAEIMTI; encoded by the coding sequence ATGACCGAAGAAATTAATTTTTACTTGAGCGAAGCTGAGGAGTCTATGCAAAAGGCTTTGCAGCACACCAACGTAGAGCTGACCAAGATACGTGCCGGCAGAGCAAGCGCCGCCATGGTAGAAGACATGAAAGTAGACTACTACGGCACGCCTACCGCGTTCTCACAGGTAGCCAACATCTCTACCCCAGACTCCCGCACCCTGTTGATCAGACCTTGGGAGAAGAACATGATCGGTGAGATCAGCAAGGCCATCAAAGCCAGCGACCTGGGCTTGAACCCATTAACCGAGGCTGACGCCGTACGCCTGAACATTCCTGCCCTCACAGAAGAGCGCCGCAGAGAACTGGTAAAGCAAGCTAAGAATGAAACTGAGAGTGGCAAAATCAGAGTGCGCAACATCCGCAAGGACGTAAACGACTCCCTGAAAAAACTTCAGAAAGAAGGCACCGCCGAAGATGCCGTGAAAGACGCTGAAGGCAAAGTGCAGAAACTAACGGATTCTTACATAGTGAAAATGGACGAGCTGCTTTCTAAGAAAGAGGCAGAAATCATGACTATCTAA
- a CDS encoding DUF4919 domain-containing protein, producing the protein MKRFFTLFALSACLVFTSQAQTISKVDFTKINAAIASPKSKFYYPNLLKRYMANDATLTTEEYSHLYYGYPKQPGYRPWAVNEKEDELGQMMLYENFPEIITTGAKLLQKDPFNLSVIYLMHMATGELNRAAESKKWLAKFDGLLAAIKASGNGRSPETAVVLVTPRDEYMFLNAAAQLRQDGPVQVVDKKYDLVKLKVPNKLNLTQVYFNIEKALAVKK; encoded by the coding sequence ATGAAACGCTTTTTTACGCTTTTTGCCCTTTCGGCGTGCCTGGTCTTTACAAGTCAGGCGCAGACCATTTCCAAGGTAGACTTCACCAAAATCAATGCGGCCATTGCCTCGCCCAAGTCCAAGTTCTACTACCCCAACCTGCTCAAGCGCTACATGGCCAATGATGCCACGCTCACCACAGAGGAGTATTCGCACCTGTACTATGGTTACCCCAAACAGCCAGGCTACAGGCCATGGGCCGTTAATGAAAAGGAGGATGAACTAGGGCAGATGATGTTGTATGAGAACTTCCCGGAAATCATCACCACCGGTGCTAAACTGTTGCAGAAAGATCCGTTTAACCTAAGCGTGATTTACCTCATGCACATGGCCACCGGAGAACTCAACAGAGCCGCTGAAAGCAAGAAATGGCTGGCAAAGTTTGACGGTCTGCTGGCCGCCATCAAGGCTAGCGGCAACGGGCGCTCCCCAGAAACTGCCGTGGTGTTGGTTACTCCCCGGGACGAGTACATGTTTTTGAACGCCGCCGCCCAGCTTCGGCAGGATGGGCCAGTACAGGTGGTGGACAAAAAGTATGACTTGGTGAAACTAAAAGTCCCTAACAAGCTCAACTTAACGCAGGTGTACTTCAATATTGAGAAGGCACTGGCTGTTAAGAAATAA
- a CDS encoding glycosyltransferase family 2 protein, which translates to MPEKISVTLLVKDSQETIIRCLTALTAFPEIILLDNGSTDETVRLAEGFPNVKVYRSPFIGFGPLKNLAASYAAHDWILSIDSDEFLSPDLVQTIRQLSPETNTVYRFLRKNFYGKRQINACGWENDYVLRLYHRQATSFTSREVHESIITDGLLVTTLPGTLDHYSFKNASGLIRKMDQYTTLFAQENRFRKKSSAFKALYKGIWTFVRNYFFKRGILYGFEGFLISASNANGAFYKYMKLHEANRTMTTSLIITTYNWKEALEVVLKSVLTQTNLPDEVIIADDGSREDTAAVIRQYQATFPVPLKHSWQEDLGFRAAESRNRAMAMATGEYLIIIDGDMVLHPDFVKDHKRTAEANAFIHGKRVLLQPELTQQILQTKQYRITPFSSGIINRLNTLSIPALSNLLSKKQPNIRSIRSCNMAFWRQDVLRINGFNNDFVGWGREDSEFAERLLNAGVVRKNLVLGGVGYHLYHEEKPRTSLPANDKILADAIAQKATWCQNGIDRFLQ; encoded by the coding sequence ATGCCTGAGAAAATATCGGTCACTCTGTTAGTGAAAGACAGCCAGGAGACCATCATTAGGTGCCTCACGGCCTTGACGGCCTTTCCAGAAATCATCCTACTAGACAACGGCTCTACAGATGAGACCGTCCGGCTGGCCGAAGGCTTTCCCAATGTAAAGGTGTACCGTTCGCCGTTCATTGGCTTTGGCCCGCTCAAGAACTTGGCCGCCTCTTATGCCGCGCATGACTGGATCTTGTCTATAGACAGTGATGAATTTCTTTCGCCTGACCTGGTGCAAACCATCCGGCAGCTTTCACCAGAAACAAACACGGTGTACCGGTTCCTGCGCAAGAACTTCTATGGAAAACGGCAAATCAATGCCTGTGGTTGGGAAAACGATTATGTCCTGCGCCTGTACCACCGCCAGGCCACGTCTTTTACCAGCCGAGAGGTGCATGAAAGCATCATCACCGATGGACTCTTGGTCACAACCCTGCCTGGCACCCTAGACCATTATTCTTTCAAAAACGCTTCTGGATTAATCAGAAAAATGGACCAGTACACCACGCTGTTTGCGCAGGAGAACCGGTTCAGGAAAAAGTCTTCTGCCTTCAAGGCGCTGTACAAGGGCATCTGGACGTTTGTCAGGAATTATTTTTTCAAGAGAGGCATTCTATATGGGTTTGAAGGATTCCTGATCTCGGCGTCAAACGCCAACGGGGCCTTTTACAAATACATGAAGCTCCACGAAGCCAACCGTACCATGACTACTAGCCTCATCATTACCACCTACAACTGGAAAGAAGCGCTGGAGGTAGTCCTGAAGAGCGTCCTTACCCAGACTAACCTCCCAGACGAGGTAATCATAGCCGACGACGGCTCCCGTGAAGACACTGCTGCGGTCATCAGGCAGTACCAGGCCACGTTCCCGGTGCCGCTTAAACACTCCTGGCAAGAAGACCTGGGCTTTAGAGCCGCAGAGAGCCGCAACCGGGCCATGGCCATGGCTACCGGCGAGTACCTCATCATCATTGACGGAGACATGGTACTGCATCCAGACTTTGTGAAAGACCATAAACGCACCGCAGAAGCCAATGCCTTCATTCATGGCAAACGGGTATTGCTGCAGCCAGAACTCACCCAACAGATTCTGCAGACCAAGCAGTACCGCATTACGCCGTTCAGCAGCGGCATCATTAATAGGTTGAACACGCTGTCTATTCCAGCCTTGTCTAACCTGCTTTCCAAGAAACAGCCTAACATTAGGTCTATACGCAGTTGCAACATGGCCTTCTGGCGCCAAGACGTGCTGCGCATCAATGGCTTCAACAATGATTTTGTGGGCTGGGGCCGCGAGGACAGCGAGTTTGCCGAACGGTTGTTGAATGCCGGCGTGGTGAGAAAGAACCTAGTCCTGGGCGGCGTGGGCTACCATCTCTACCATGAAGAAAAACCAAGAACCTCCCTCCCCGCCAATGACAAGATTCTGGCAGACGCCATTGCCCAAAAAGCCACCTGGTGCCAGAACGGGATTGACAGGTTTTTGCAGTAA
- the ahcY gene encoding adenosylhomocysteinase: MVETYLKYKVKDISLAEWGRKEIKLAEAEMPGLMAIREEYGPSQPLAGARIAGCLHMTIQTAVLIETLTALGAEVTWSSCNIFSTQDHAAAAIAAAGIQVYAWKGMNAEEFDWCIEQTLFFGEDRKPLNMILDDGGDLTNMVFDQFPELAAGIKGLSEETTTGVHRLYERMKNGTLVMPAINVNDSVTKSKFDNKYGCKESLVDAIRRATDVMMAGKVAVVAGYGDVGKGSAASLRGAGARVIVTEIDPICALQAAMDGFAVRKMEEAIKEADIVVTATGNFNIVRGEHFQAMKDKTIVCNIGHFDNEIDMAWLNENYGHTKDTVKPQVDLYTINGKDIIVLAEGRLVNLGCATGHPSFVMSNSFSNQTLAQIELWTNAEAYENKVYTLPKHLDEKVARLHLAKIGVVLEELTPEQAAYIGVEVEGPFKPEYYRY, encoded by the coding sequence ATGGTAGAAACGTATTTGAAGTACAAAGTAAAAGATATTTCCCTGGCTGAATGGGGAAGAAAAGAAATCAAACTAGCCGAAGCAGAAATGCCAGGCTTGATGGCGATCAGAGAGGAATATGGCCCAAGCCAGCCTTTGGCGGGTGCGCGTATTGCCGGTTGCTTGCACATGACCATCCAGACAGCTGTTTTGATTGAGACGCTTACTGCACTGGGTGCTGAGGTAACCTGGTCTTCTTGTAACATCTTCTCTACCCAGGACCACGCCGCCGCCGCTATTGCTGCTGCTGGTATTCAGGTATACGCCTGGAAAGGCATGAACGCAGAAGAGTTTGACTGGTGCATTGAGCAGACCTTGTTCTTCGGGGAAGACAGAAAGCCGTTGAACATGATCCTGGACGATGGTGGTGACTTGACCAACATGGTGTTTGACCAGTTCCCAGAATTAGCCGCCGGCATCAAAGGTCTGTCTGAAGAGACTACCACTGGTGTGCACCGTCTATATGAGCGTATGAAAAACGGCACATTAGTAATGCCAGCTATCAACGTGAACGACTCTGTGACCAAGTCTAAGTTCGACAACAAATACGGCTGTAAAGAATCATTGGTAGATGCCATTAGACGCGCTACAGATGTGATGATGGCTGGTAAAGTTGCGGTTGTTGCTGGTTACGGTGACGTAGGAAAAGGTTCTGCCGCCTCGTTGCGTGGTGCCGGTGCCCGCGTGATTGTAACTGAGATTGACCCGATCTGTGCCTTGCAAGCAGCTATGGACGGTTTTGCCGTTCGTAAGATGGAAGAAGCCATCAAAGAAGCTGATATTGTGGTAACCGCTACTGGTAACTTCAACATTGTGCGCGGTGAGCACTTCCAGGCCATGAAAGACAAAACCATTGTCTGCAACATCGGTCACTTTGACAACGAGATTGACATGGCATGGTTGAACGAGAACTACGGCCATACCAAAGACACCGTAAAGCCACAGGTGGATTTGTACACCATCAATGGCAAAGACATCATCGTTCTAGCCGAAGGTCGTCTGGTAAACCTTGGTTGCGCGACTGGTCACCCGTCTTTTGTAATGTCTAACTCTTTCTCTAACCAGACTTTGGCCCAGATTGAACTGTGGACCAACGCTGAGGCGTATGAGAACAAAGTATATACGTTGCCTAAGCACTTGGATGAGAAAGTAGCTCGTCTGCACTTGGCTAAAATTGGTGTGGTGCTAGAGGAATTAACCCCAGAGCAAGCCGCCTACATTGGTGTGGAGGTAGAAGGTCCTTTCAAACCAGAATACTACCGTTACTAA
- a CDS encoding DUF4397 domain-containing protein, translated as MKFSLLAVLPAVFLTTACDDDDEDSPMVEQKANVMVVHAAPNAPTVDLFVDGTKVNSTALAYPRNTGYLQVAAGSRNVKVAPSGAGAANAVIDANLNLTANTNYSVFAAGPLTALTAVVVEDNLTAPAAGRAHVRFIHLSPDAPNVDVVVQGTTSNLFSNIQYKGSTAFKPVNAGTYTLLVQPVGTDVNAVTANVTLQAGKIYTVFAKGFLNPPAGNNNSLGAEVIMNN; from the coding sequence ATGAAATTTAGTCTTTTGGCTGTGCTGCCTGCCGTGTTTCTGACCACCGCCTGCGACGATGACGACGAAGATTCTCCCATGGTGGAGCAGAAAGCCAACGTCATGGTCGTGCACGCAGCCCCTAACGCTCCTACCGTAGACCTGTTTGTAGACGGAACCAAAGTGAACAGCACGGCCCTGGCGTATCCTAGAAACACGGGTTATTTGCAGGTAGCTGCTGGTTCCAGAAATGTAAAAGTAGCTCCCTCTGGTGCTGGTGCCGCCAACGCCGTGATTGATGCCAACCTCAACCTGACCGCCAACACCAACTATTCAGTTTTTGCCGCCGGTCCGCTAACCGCCCTTACGGCCGTGGTGGTAGAAGACAACCTCACTGCGCCGGCTGCGGGCAGAGCGCACGTACGCTTCATTCATTTGTCACCAGATGCGCCTAACGTAGACGTAGTGGTGCAGGGTACCACCAGCAACTTGTTCTCCAACATCCAATACAAGGGTTCTACTGCCTTCAAGCCGGTGAACGCTGGTACGTACACTTTGCTTGTTCAACCCGTGGGTACAGATGTGAATGCCGTGACTGCCAATGTGACTCTGCAGGCTGGTAAGATCTACACCGTTTTTGCCAAAGGCTTCCTGAATCCGCCGGCGGGTAACAATAATTCTTTGGGTGCTGAAGTGATCATGAACAACTAA
- the pyrH gene encoding UMP kinase: MQYKRILLKLSGESLMGEQQYGIDTNMLVQYAEEIKSAVDMGVQVAVVIGGGNIFRGVQAESVGLDRVQGDYMGMLATVINSMALQSALEKAGVFTRLLSGINIQQVCEPYIRRRAMRHLEKNRVVIFGAGIGSPYFTTDSAASLRAIEIEADVVLKGTRVDGIYTADPEKDPSATRYTDITFNEVFEKGLNVMDMTAFTLCKENNLPIVVFDINQRGNLAKLVSGEKIGTLVSM, translated from the coding sequence ATGCAATACAAACGAATACTACTAAAGTTGAGCGGAGAGTCCCTGATGGGCGAGCAGCAGTATGGCATTGATACCAACATGCTGGTGCAGTACGCAGAGGAGATTAAGTCTGCTGTAGATATGGGCGTGCAAGTGGCCGTAGTAATTGGTGGCGGAAACATCTTTAGAGGCGTGCAGGCAGAATCTGTGGGCCTGGACCGCGTACAGGGTGACTACATGGGCATGCTGGCCACCGTCATCAACAGCATGGCGTTGCAAAGCGCTTTAGAGAAAGCCGGCGTGTTTACGCGTTTACTTTCTGGCATCAACATTCAGCAGGTATGTGAGCCGTACATCCGTCGCAGAGCCATGCGGCACTTAGAGAAAAACCGCGTGGTCATTTTTGGTGCCGGTATTGGCAGCCCTTACTTTACCACAGACTCGGCGGCAAGCTTACGCGCCATTGAGATTGAAGCAGACGTGGTCTTGAAAGGCACCCGCGTAGACGGCATTTACACCGCAGACCCAGAAAAAGACCCAAGCGCCACCCGTTACACAGACATTACGTTTAATGAGGTGTTTGAGAAAGGCCTGAACGTGATGGACATGACGGCGTTCACGCTCTGCAAAGAAAACAACCTCCCTATCGTGGTCTTTGACATCAACCAACGCGGCAATTTGGCCAAGCTGGTAAGCGGCGAGAAGATAGGAACGCTGGTATCAATGTAA
- a CDS encoding THUMP-like domain-containing protein, translated as MRVFSSEEQKFILQHLLEDPVQLILQAKRFPGLPVQELVAQIKARQKAIHKLPTWAQHPEVVFPVMLSLEQSSSEVTAAYKANLVTGQTLTDLTGGFGVDSFYFAKQFAQVTHVEQNQELQQIARHNFQLLGAGNITSLHATAEEYLASLTNLLDVLYLDPARRGQSQERVHLLQDCEPDILNLLPLLLQKAKTVLLKTAPMLDIDLALQELPGVQKIWVVAVQNEVKEVLYLITAASNAEPQITAINLKPGLAAVEVTFTKQQEEKATAVYAEAPLRYLYEPNPALLKAGAFKWLSQEYKVQKLHRNSHLYTSVELVADFPGRVFEIVAQPKANAKDLHKLLPHRKANITVRNYPLTVAQLREKIKLKEGGSDYLFATTDLHNKPILLLARKVG; from the coding sequence ATGCGTGTTTTTTCTTCTGAGGAACAGAAATTCATTCTCCAGCACCTACTAGAAGACCCTGTGCAGTTGATCCTGCAGGCCAAACGGTTTCCTGGTCTTCCGGTGCAAGAGTTGGTGGCCCAGATTAAGGCCAGGCAGAAGGCCATCCACAAGTTGCCCACCTGGGCGCAACACCCAGAAGTGGTGTTTCCGGTGATGTTGTCGTTGGAGCAGAGTTCCTCAGAAGTGACCGCGGCCTACAAAGCCAATCTGGTCACCGGCCAAACCCTCACCGACCTGACTGGAGGCTTTGGGGTGGACAGCTTTTATTTTGCCAAGCAGTTTGCCCAGGTCACGCACGTGGAACAGAACCAGGAACTGCAACAAATTGCCCGGCACAACTTCCAACTGTTAGGCGCCGGCAACATCACCAGTCTCCACGCGACTGCTGAAGAATACCTGGCCTCGCTTACAAACCTTCTGGATGTGCTTTACCTAGACCCAGCGCGCCGGGGACAGAGCCAGGAACGGGTGCACCTGCTGCAAGACTGCGAACCAGACATCCTAAACCTGCTCCCATTGCTCTTGCAGAAGGCAAAGACCGTGTTGCTCAAAACCGCGCCCATGCTGGACATTGACCTGGCCTTGCAAGAATTGCCGGGCGTACAAAAGATCTGGGTGGTGGCTGTTCAAAACGAAGTAAAAGAAGTGCTGTACCTGATTACCGCTGCCTCCAACGCAGAGCCGCAAATAACCGCTATCAATCTGAAACCAGGTCTGGCAGCCGTAGAAGTAACGTTCACCAAACAGCAGGAAGAAAAGGCCACCGCCGTGTACGCCGAAGCACCCTTGCGCTACCTGTATGAACCCAACCCGGCCTTGCTCAAGGCAGGTGCCTTCAAATGGCTTTCACAGGAATACAAGGTACAAAAACTGCACAGAAACAGCCACCTGTACACTTCAGTAGAATTGGTGGCAGATTTCCCGGGGAGAGTATTTGAGATAGTAGCCCAACCCAAAGCAAACGCCAAGGACCTTCACAAACTGCTGCCCCATAGAAAGGCCAATATCACCGTAAGAAACTACCCCTTAACCGTAGCCCAACTACGGGAGAAAATCAAGTTAAAAGAAGGCGGCTCTGACTACCTCTTCGCGACGACAGACCTCCACAACAAACCAATTCTACTGCTCGCCCGCAAGGTTGGTTGA
- a CDS encoding DNA-3-methyladenine glycosylase: MSKLPLSFYTRPDSVTIARDLIGKHFYSCLDGVLTGGMIVETEAYSGVDDAACHAHLGRRTKRTQIMYETGGVAYVYLIYGIYSLFNIVTNVEGTADAVLIRAIAPLEGLGEMQLRRGLSKLETRLTAGPGLLTQAMGISTLHNGTSLLGKEIWLEDRGDSFSEEEVLAGPRVGVAYAGEDAKLPWRFSLKGSKWVSKAKPTY, translated from the coding sequence ATGTCTAAACTGCCGCTCTCTTTTTATACCCGCCCAGACTCCGTGACCATTGCCCGCGACCTGATAGGCAAGCATTTCTACTCGTGCTTGGATGGTGTGCTCACCGGCGGCATGATTGTAGAAACCGAGGCGTACAGCGGAGTGGATGACGCCGCCTGCCACGCCCATCTGGGTCGCCGCACCAAGCGTACCCAGATCATGTATGAAACCGGCGGCGTGGCCTACGTTTACCTCATCTACGGCATCTATTCGCTGTTTAACATTGTCACCAACGTAGAAGGTACCGCCGATGCCGTTCTCATCAGGGCCATTGCGCCCTTAGAAGGTCTGGGCGAAATGCAGCTGCGCCGGGGATTGTCTAAGCTAGAGACCAGGCTCACCGCCGGTCCGGGGCTGCTGACCCAGGCCATGGGGATTTCTACATTGCATAACGGGACTTCTTTGCTAGGGAAGGAGATTTGGCTGGAAGACCGAGGCGATTCCTTCTCAGAGGAGGAAGTTCTGGCTGGCCCCAGGGTAGGGGTGGCGTATGCCGGGGAAGACGCCAAGTTGCCTTGGCGGTTTAGTTTGAAAGGGAGTAAATGGGTGAGTAAGGCAAAGCCTACGTATTGA
- the nadD gene encoding nicotinate (nicotinamide) nucleotide adenylyltransferase has protein sequence MRVGLLFGSFNPIHIGHLILANFMATNANVDTVWLVVSPQNPFKPSSSLLHEFDRLHMVRLAIADNPDLGVTDIEFRMPKPSYTIDTLAWLKEKYPTYQFSLIMGEDNLATFHKWKNHEQILDQHEILVYPRPGSAPVPELLASHPGISLVEAPLLDISATFIRKCLRENKSVKYLLPEAVEAYIRSKKLYE, from the coding sequence ATGCGGGTGGGTCTGCTCTTCGGGTCATTCAACCCCATTCACATCGGGCATTTGATTCTGGCCAACTTCATGGCCACTAATGCCAATGTAGATACGGTGTGGCTGGTGGTGAGTCCGCAGAACCCTTTTAAGCCCAGCAGCAGCCTGTTGCATGAGTTTGACCGCTTGCACATGGTGCGTCTGGCCATAGCAGACAATCCAGACCTGGGCGTCACGGACATTGAGTTCAGGATGCCCAAGCCCAGCTACACCATAGACACGCTGGCCTGGCTCAAGGAGAAATATCCTACCTACCAGTTCTCGCTCATCATGGGCGAAGACAACCTAGCCACCTTTCATAAGTGGAAGAACCATGAGCAGATTCTGGACCAGCATGAGATTCTGGTCTATCCAAGACCCGGCAGCGCGCCCGTTCCGGAACTCCTGGCCAGCCATCCTGGGATTAGTCTGGTAGAAGCACCCTTGCTGGATATCTCGGCTACCTTTATTAGAAAGTGCCTTAGAGAAAACAAATCTGTGAAGTACCTGCTGCCCGAAGCCGTGGAAGCCTACATTAGGTCTAAAAAGCTTTACGAGTAA
- a CDS encoding acetyl-CoA carboxylase biotin carboxyl carrier protein subunit: MLQVKSATNTWQVVLEKNQILLNNTPFTWDILPLSPTSFHILKDGKSYTAELLDVEADTKTFRIKINGTVHTLQVQDRMDLLLASLGMDQALVQKINDIKAPMPGLILDIKVQVGQEVKKGDPILILEAMKMENIIKSPGDGVVSQVKVNVKQNVEKNQVLVLF, from the coding sequence ATGCTGCAGGTAAAATCCGCCACCAACACGTGGCAAGTTGTCTTAGAGAAAAATCAGATCTTACTCAACAACACTCCTTTTACCTGGGATATACTCCCGCTCAGTCCTACTTCCTTTCATATTCTAAAAGACGGCAAGTCTTATACCGCTGAGCTTTTAGACGTAGAGGCAGACACCAAAACCTTCCGGATCAAAATCAACGGCACCGTGCACACCTTGCAGGTGCAGGACCGCATGGATCTTTTGTTGGCGAGCCTGGGCATGGACCAGGCCCTGGTGCAGAAGATCAATGACATTAAAGCGCCTATGCCCGGCCTCATCCTGGATATTAAAGTACAGGTGGGCCAGGAAGTGAAGAAAGGCGACCCCATCCTCATTCTGGAAGCCATGAAAATGGAGAACATCATCAAATCTCCCGGCGACGGCGTGGTGAGCCAGGTGAAGGTGAACGTGAAGCAGAACGTGGAGAAAAATCAGGTGCTGGTTCTTTTCTAA
- the gmk gene encoding guanylate kinase produces the protein MQGKIIIFSAPSGAGKTTIVHHLVKQLPELSFSISACTRDRRGRSEENGKDYYFITPEEFRDKIDNDEFVEWEEVYEGAFYGTLKSEIERIWASGKHAILDVDVKGGLSVKHFYGDRALAVFVKPPSIEELSKRLVARNTDSASSISSRVFKAKFELSFEDKFDTVLVNEHLNEACQKAEKLVRDFIYQEDAIL, from the coding sequence ATGCAAGGTAAAATCATCATCTTCTCGGCACCGTCCGGAGCCGGCAAAACCACTATTGTTCATCACTTAGTAAAGCAACTGCCGGAGTTAAGTTTCTCTATCTCAGCGTGTACGCGTGACCGCCGCGGGCGCAGCGAAGAAAATGGCAAAGACTATTACTTCATCACGCCAGAAGAGTTTAGAGACAAGATTGACAATGATGAGTTTGTGGAATGGGAAGAGGTCTATGAAGGCGCTTTCTACGGTACTCTCAAATCTGAAATTGAACGCATCTGGGCTTCTGGCAAACATGCCATCCTGGATGTGGACGTCAAAGGCGGCTTAAGCGTGAAACACTTCTATGGTGATCGTGCTTTGGCCGTTTTTGTAAAGCCTCCTTCCATAGAAGAATTGTCTAAGCGTCTGGTTGCCCGTAACACAGACTCTGCCTCCAGCATTTCTAGCCGCGTGTTCAAGGCCAAGTTTGAACTGAGCTTTGAAGATAAGTTTGACACCGTGCTGGTGAATGAGCATTTGAATGAGGCGTGTCAAAAAGCAGAGAAGTTGGTGCGCGACTTTATCTACCAAGAAGACGCCATTCTGTAA